One region of Triticum aestivum cultivar Chinese Spring chromosome 6B, IWGSC CS RefSeq v2.1, whole genome shotgun sequence genomic DNA includes:
- the LOC123137828 gene encoding plant cysteine oxidase 4, translated as MPKIKNLSDACKVSFSPDGPISEEALERVRALLDEIRPLDLGLDNEAQIARTWNSSTRQQNGRRGRGGPNQYAPTIKYLHIHECESFSMGIFCMPPSSVIPLHNHPGMTVLSKLLYGKLHAESYDWIDVADPTDPLKPRPARCVRDREMTAPETTILYPDRGGNIHTFRAITPCALFDVLSPPYSAENGRDCSYFQKSSVKEPSVVLPSDIDSSEVVWLEELEDHQPPEGFVVARGLYKGPVIRR; from the exons ATGCCAAAAATAAAGAACCTGTCTGATGCATGTAAAGTATCATTTTCTCCAGATGGACCTATATCTGAAGAAGCACTCGAGAGAGTTCGTGCGCTGTTAG ATGAGATCAGACCTTTAGATCTTGGTTTAGATAACGAAGCACAAATTGCACGTACTTGGAATAGTTCTACGCGTCAACAGAATGGGAGGCGAGGACGCGGTGGGCCTAATCAGTACGCGCCCACAATCAAATATCTGCACATTCATGAATGCGAAAGTTTCTCT ATGGGTATATTTTGTATGCCACCGTCATCAGTTATTCCACTTCACAATCATCCAGGAATGACTGTGCTGAGCAAGCTTCTTTATGGCAAGCTGCACGCCGAATCGTATGATTGGATTGATGTAGCTGATCCAACTGACCCATTAAAGC CAAGACCAGCAAGGTGTGTGAGAGACCGTGAAATGACTGCGCCAGAGACGACCATTCTTTATCCTGATAGGGGTGGTAACATCCATACTTTCAGAGCCATCACACCTTGTGCGCTCTTTGACGTCCTTTCTCCACCATATTCTGCTGAGAATGGGAGAGACTGTTCATACTTCCAGAAGTCTTCAGTCAAGGAGCCATCTG TTGTTTTGCCGAGTGATATAGATAGCTCAGAGGTAGTCTGGTTGGAGGAATTGGAGGACCATCAGCCTCCGGAGGGCTTTGTTGTTGCTAGAGGTTTGTATAAAGGCCCTGTGATAAGGAGATAG